Below is a window of Poecilia reticulata strain Guanapo linkage group LG8, Guppy_female_1.0+MT, whole genome shotgun sequence DNA.
TCGCTTAGCGGGCCGCAGCGGTTTGGGTCGGATTTGGCAAACTGTAAAGAACTCGTTTTAGTTTTGGGCCACACAAAGATCATAGTTGTCCCCAGAGGGCCGtttgtggaagaaaacataTGTATAAAACCGATGCTGGCTGCAAAACATGAGTACTTCTTAACATTAAATGATATTTATCATCTTTTCATGTTGGCTAAAATGGGCAGTATACAAATAAACTGccttgatttgattgataaaaagtTATTGAAGCACACAGCTGTTTATTGCTGAAGGATTGATCGCGATCTTCCAAAATTAACACAATTGGGGCAGATTTACTAGTGCTCCCCTATAATGGACATAATTATCTCYATGATCATTTCAAACAAACGCAATAAtattcatttgcatgatttgtttttctctttctaccgaACACTAgatgataaaaatcttcagtcttGTGTTTTAGTCTCAACAGCTGTTTAGAGACTCCATAaatccttttgtttgttgttttgtttatttatttgtttttttatatttagcgTCTTCCAGTGcttgtgttaaatgttcattagattttaaagtttattgatttttctatttttttacaatgtattcttgcattattataccaTTTCATTACTTGAACatgatctcaaaacaatattatcgtttatcacattAACGTCTGTGACAATTTATCGTGACAGgactgtatatatttttaatccgattaatcaattGTCGGAATAATCgatcaattaattgattacttaaattttaaattagtcTTTTTCATAGTCAAAAATGGATGTTTCCATCTGTTTGGGGAAGTAACTGGTATGCCTTCCTCACTCCGTGTTTCCCCCCGGCTCCCCTCCAGGTCTCTGTGTTAGTCATGTGCCACACACGAGAGCTGGCCTTCCAGATCAGCAAAGAGTACGAGCGCTTCTCCAAATACATGCCCAACGTGAAGTGCGCCGTGTTCTTCGGCGGCCTGGCCATCAAGAAGGACGAGGACACCCTGAAGAAGAACTGCCCTCACATCGTGGTCGGGACCCCCGGGCGGACCCTGGCTCTGATCCGCAACAAGACCCTGAGTCTGAAGAACGTCAAGCATTTCGTCCTGGATGAGTGTGACAAGATGCTGGAGGCGCTCGGTACGTCTTCCCACTCGTCGCCGGCCGTTCGAAGCTAACGGCGAGTGTGTTTAtggttttcctttcctttttttcccccgcaGACATGAGGCGTGACGTGCAGGACATCTTCAGGATCACCCCCCACGAGAAGCAGGTCATGATGTTCAGCGCTACGCTGAGTAAGGAGATCCGGCCGGTCTGCCGCAAATTCATGCAGGACGTAAGAAAAACTcctaactttttcacattctcTCACGTTTGGGGTATTAGGTTTACTtcagcctgtcacaataagcgtTTTATCCATTagtcgcatgataaattaaaatgagcgaAAATGAGGAaagcaaaatacaaataaaaaggagTAAATTCACTAGAGGCTGCTGTTTGTATAATGTTTCATTGTCATCCATGTTTCGCCTGCAGCCGATGGAGGTGTTTGTGGACGACGAGACCAAACTTACGCTGCACGGTCTGCAGCAGTACTACTGTAAACTGAAGGACAGCGAGAAAAACCGCAAGCTCTTTGACCTGCTGGACGTCTTGGAGTTCAACCAGGTAAATCTACGGGCCAGACACTTTCTGACACGACGTCGTCATGGAGCTCCTCAAGTTGAACAGCAAAAACGCTAAAAGATGGAGGAAAGGTTTacgttttttttgtcacttgttTCAGAAAGTTAAACTCATATTTGttacagaaagcaaaaatatttcaaaccttCTGTTCTATTGCAGATAATGAAAACCCCTAATTTAGGATATCAAAACTATATTGAAATATTGGAAACTCATTGACATGTAAATGTTTCTTGAGCCTTTAGATGATCTCAGTCTGGATCAGTAGGACGCAGTCAGACGTCCTCTACAAGGAGGTTATGTGACAAAAGATATTATTTATCTCaagcaatatttaaattttctgaggctgaattttggattttcattatGTTAACCATAATggcttaaaatatttcactctgtcATAAATCTATACAATTCCGAGTTTCATTTCCAGAAGTGAGCGACAGAAAATTGATCTGtatcaaaaaatattcaaatttccCCTTGAAACCTACCCATGTTTGTAGCCTGGTGTCTTGCCTCTAAGTTCCTACGCTCTGCCTCTAGGTGGTGATCTTTGTCAAGTCTGTGCAGCGCTGCATCGCTCTGTCTCAGCTGCTGGTGGAGCAGAACTTCCCTGCCATCGCCATCCACAGAGCAATGGTTCAGGAGGAAAGGTGAGACCCCCAGAAAGCTCACCGATAAACACACAAGCCTGGACCAGCTAAATGTGTTCATGGGAGCAGAAGGCATCTTACACTAAAGCTGAAACGAGCAATTCAACTagtttagtaatcgattaatcattaacagGAGAATACAAACCTAAGAAATGACCACCTGCTGAaggaacaacacagtcagagtgTTTATGAAGCCAGAACTGTACAAAGAACACggatattttgtatttaaaatggaaaaaaagaaataatccGATTCATTTAGCTGAAGATATAAAACCCTACAATACAAATCTAGGACATACATGGTGAGAATCTGGAGCTGATTCATTTAGCTCCAGATCCATCTGGAAATRGATACTGATGTTGCACTTTTGTCTTATTCGAAAAggtaattgaattattttttttacatacatttcaaatgctgtttaaaaaaaaaaggtgcaagtggttaaatgaaaaatctgcaaaatgtgtaaaaaaaaattacatttgataaatcgttaaaataattaacacaaTAATCGTTATTTGCAGCCCTGATCTAAGCAGGACGGTAACATTTTTTTGCTGCTCTGCTCCCAGACTCTCTCGCTACCAGCAGTTCAAGGACTTCCAGAGACGGATCTTGGTGGCGACCAACCTGTTTGGCCGAGGGATGGACATCGAGAGGGTGAACATCGTCTTCAACTACGACATGCCCGAAGACTCAGACACCTATTTGCACAGGGTGAGAAACTGGccttccttcctcttctctctctctctgccatttTGAAACATTCCAGgaatttcttttcagtttgaatATTTGGGAGCGTACTTAAGGTTCTATTGGATTTTAACGATTAGGTTGCCCGTGCCGGCCGGTTCGGAACCAAAGGCCTGGCCATAACCTTCGTGTCGGATGAAACTGACGCCAAGATTCTGAACGACGTGCAGGACCGTTTTGAAGTCAACGTGGCCGAGCTGCCGGATGAGATCGACATCTCCTCTTACAGTAAGTTCTCACCACGGCTCAGCCTAAAggtgtttattgcattttagaagTCTGCGGATGTCTGATGCGTCTTTCATTTGTCCCCTGCCCAGTCGAGCAGTCCAGATGAGCCCCCACCCCTCCAGACCAACAGAAGTCTCCTCTTCGTGGATCCAGTCTTTTTATTTGGAAGTAGACGTACTTCGTTGTTGATTTGAAAGCTCTGCACGTTTGTTcacaaaaacctttatttttattgtcagttTATGGGACAGGGgggtttgattttaatttcttttatggtttcttttattttttttgttttgcctcaattaaaactttttataaaatgccatttttattgttgtgctCTCTCATTAAGACTGTTGTCTGCATTGTTTTATTGCGCTGTTGAGGTAAACCTTAATAGACTTGAGGAGTAACTTGGAgctgtcttttcttctttcttttttttttcttctttttttttttgcttttcccgAAGCCTAGATTTGTGTTGTAGGGTTTTATATCTTCAATGCTAAAGGTTAGCGGTCTTTAGATTTGAGTCAATCGACTGATTTGGCTCATGTGGCAGCTCTTTCTACGACTTTCTAATGGAATGCCTTCTATATATTAAGTCAACAAGTAGAATCCTAGTGGTGAAATGGCAGATTTTGGCAAAGTTTAGGCACTGTACCCCCTCAAAACGCTGATTCTCACTATGTATGTCCTAGACTTTGGtgtgtaaacataaaaataaattggaacAAACAAATGAGAAGTGGCTGCTTGAAACCGACTTATAAACCATGCTACCAGCTGGGAATGGTCTTGGCAACATGAGTGATGGTGTAGCAGAACTGATGtgaaaatgtacacatttttaatttctttagtaCAAAACAAATTCCTACTGCTGCTACAATATTGCAGCAGATTGAGTTATAGTTGGTAAATTGCCACATAAAGGAACCCACTAAATTTAGATGCTGTAGTTAAAGCAGGCGATCCACAACCGTCAGCATCTGCAACTACTAAAATCTTGGAAAATATAagttacaatatttatttttatagtgaatgttttgaattgaactgctttctttctgtagattttaaaggggcagtatttgttttccagccacatgtaattttacagcacaatcaagtaatttcAGTAACTTCAgttatacaaaaacaaatgccgtatatatcaaatatgactgcAGAAATTTGACTTGTAGTTTGACGTCTTGAAATTGGTCCTCTGCCTGAACCTGAAGTTTGGAAACGGTGCTACGTCCACCGAGGTGTTAAGCACGCCTGCATGGTTGctatgggagattaaaggatttctcaaagaCGTAAGGAAGATTAAAGGTGACGCTCCacgtatgtttttgatgagggaatgacatgGCATGGCGTAGGGCTCAAAAGAGTAGATTTTACTTGATAGAAGTAACTTTATAGAAGTTACCTTATTAAAAGATAATGGTATTTGTAGTTTTCACATCATGAGTTGAAATACTTATAAACggttaaatctgtattttaggggaaaaaaagaatttcgGCCAACACTGCTGAACAATAGCTAAGCTAGGCGGTTTAGCTATTATCAATATAGTTTATTTACCTTGACACCCATAACTAAAGTATCGCTTGCTTCGCACTCTGGAAATAGAAGACcacttttcttacattttacagaaattaaagttccttttttgtttattctttttaatagtttgacacctttttttatgttgatgcTGGTACACCAACCAAAATGACGTGTGAACGGAATACTGAAATTACGGGCCGTATCATGCTGTAGCTAGCATTTAACTTAAAATTATagctcagaaaatgttcagaaggAACTAGAGTTTTACATGgagtaaaatatttcatgcCTTTGGGATGTAAATTTGGGTGATTTTGGTTGAGGATAATAAAAAGCCAAGAGTTCATGCCtcaaaaaatattaaggaaCATCGTGGGAAAAATATTGGAATCACCTGCCGAGGTTTCGTGAGCCTCTAGAAGGATTCTGAGTCAGGACACAGTTATGAGGAAGAGTTCTACAACCAAGCATATTCatagaaagttaagtggaaggaaaaagtgtggtagaaaaaaagGTGCACCCACAACAGGGATAGCTGCAGCCTTGACCGAACTATTGCTTTAGACATTTTTTGAAATGCTCTCAAATTGGTATGGTATTCTCATCAGGAACCTGAACCCAGGTTCAGAGTTCAGTGTTTAAACTACACATGAACTAACTCAACAGAATAAGGGGCCCTTATACAGCAGGTAGAGCTAAAGTTACAAATTCATCTGTACATAGGTGCTCTACAGTGTCCCTTGAAACtagtcaaaatgacaaaacccACAGCATCTACATGGGCAGATAgcaaggataaaaaaaaaaaacttaaaaaaaaaaaattacaacaccTGCAGTGGTACAAGAGAACGACTTGGACATGTCTGCCTTGTATTCACACTTGACACTGAGACATTGTATAAAAGTCGACATAAGGTGCACAAACTAATCCAAGCAATAGTTAAGGGTGATGCTTTTGTTTCCCAGTCATATATAAATCGAAGAATACACAGTGCCCACCTAGAATCAGTCTCTCTTTGAGAGTCCTTACAGATCCAGGGTTTTGCACCCAACGGAAAACTTGTTTCTGACTCCACTGCGAAGTCAGCAGTTTGAGGAAACAGACACCTCTTTAACATGAAAAGACATggcttcttgttttgtttcagtcacATTGCGTGCTGCTCAATTACAGGCCAGATTAGGCAGTAGCGCGGTTCCACAAATTGCATGTTTACCTCATCACACACGCagcttttagattttatttttatagcaaaaaCCAGAGAGGGGCTGATTTTCCCCTGGAAGATTGTAATTTGCACAGAATTAGGTGGTCGACTGCTCGACGCCAGAATCCTAGGCTTGTTCTTCTGGTGCTTGCTAAATGTCTCAGTTTCTTGTGAAGGCAAAGGCAGGAGATGAGTCCAGCTGTATAAACAACCTTTGACATATTTCCTTGGAGTGTGTACGAATCCTAAACCCATTGGGTTtagcttgtcttttttttttttgctcttctcCCCCTGGAATTCTTGGTCATTGGTCTTCAGATGCAGGTTTTCTATCCGTCATGGACCAGTCTGCCTCTCCCGCTTGTGACTGATAGCTGTCTGTGGATTTCAGCCACAGAGAGGCtccaagaaaaaatatcttatcCCAATGGCATGCCAAAGTTTCAACATGTCTGTCTCTTGAATAAATATCAAGGAATAAATACCATTGCGAGACGAACCGCAACCTTTTGCAATTGCCATTAAAGTCTT
It encodes the following:
- the ddx39ab gene encoding DEAD (Asp-Glu-Ala-Asp) box polypeptide 39Ab translates to MAENDVDNELLDYEEDDEPQGAPESATPAGKKEVKGSYVSIHSSGFRDFLLKPELLRAIIDCGFEHPSEVQHECIPQAILGMDILCQAKSGMGKTAVFVLATLQQIEPVDGQVSVLVMCHTRELAFQISKEYERFSKYMPNVKCAVFFGGLAIKKDEDTLKKNCPHIVVGTPGRTLALIRNKTLSLKNVKHFVLDECDKMLEALDMRRDVQDIFRITPHEKQVMMFSATLSKEIRPVCRKFMQDPMEVFVDDETKLTLHGLQQYYCKLKDSEKNRKLFDLLDVLEFNQVVIFVKSVQRCIALSQLLVEQNFPAIAIHRAMVQEERLSRYQQFKDFQRRILVATNLFGRGMDIERVNIVFNYDMPEDSDTYLHRVARAGRFGTKGLAITFVSDETDAKILNDVQDRFEVNVAELPDEIDISSYIEQSR